ATCGGTGGCAGTGAATCCGACCATCGTCGAGTGGCGCAGTTGCAGAGCCAGGCAAACTTTTCTTGGATGAAACCAGGCATCATTCTCAAGATTTGGGAGCAGCAACCAACTAACGAAAAGCCTGCTCGTACGTCAACTTCAGATAGCGAAAAGACTTTGATGGCCCCAGGAGTCCAAACCAGGGTCGATTTATTTTGTTTCGGGGCTCCAAGCACACTCCATCAGCGCTTCCAGAATTTGCTGACTACGGCAAAGCGTTCCGAAATACTTGACGATCCTTATCTCTTAATGGAGGTGGTATTCGAAGAAATGTACAAAGTGTTGGACGGGACTGGTTGGGCTGTTGCTGACATTTTCGGACTCTCGGAGACGGTACTGACTCCTCCTAGGAGAATCCATGTTCATGCTAATGACCGTCAGGAAACCTTGGAGCTAGCTACCAAACCAGGTCAAGCAACGGAAAAGCTCCCCAAGACCCATTTCACTGGGCTTCATAATCTTGCAAAGCACACCGTATACCTACGTGAGAACTGCGATGCGGCCTTGGCTACCTTGGACGATTTCTCCAACCACCATAAGACGGTCGTTGGCGAAAGTCCAAACCCAAGCCAAAAGTTTGCTCGCCAGGCGTTGAAGTATCGGAAGACGCTTTTCGAGTCGACACAGCGACGGCTCTCGAGTTTAGACGCCCGGATATCCAACATAATCCAGCTGTCCTTTCATATAGTCACCCAGGGTGACAGCAAAGTCATGCAATCCGAAAACAAGAGTATGAAAACAATTGCTGTCATGACCCTTATCTTCATGCCACTTGGTACTGTAGCTTCCATCTTTGGTAGCCAGTTTATGAGGCTTCAGGAAGAGCCTCCTTATAAGCTTTTCGTCTCGCCAGACTTTTGGCTGATGTGGGGTAAGTGCACATGTATACTTCTTTGGAGCACGGGCTGACCCATTAACTTTCAGTCATCGCCGCACCCTTGACGATTCTACTCATAGGAATTTGTAAGTGCCTGTGCACGACGTTCGTATGAGCCATGACTGACATTGCGAATAGGGTTATGGTGGTACGACCACGAAAAGAAAAAGTTGCTGGAAGAGAGGGAGTCGGGACACGGCTATGCCAGGCTGCAGCAGTCGTGGACACAGCTGATAAACACAAGAAGTCAGGGTAACGTGTGATGCGTGAAGGACTGTTGGGCGGGGAGATGCACGTGCATTTCAGGATTGCGTCGCGCGCAGACGAAGCTAGTACAAACTTGGATGAGCTACTTGAAGTAGGTCACATTATAGATGCTGAGAAGTCTGTTACACTCGCATATCTACTTGCGGTGCATATGCCAATCCGGAAAGCCTTGTGGTAACAACTCACGTCAATGCCCATGTTCGCCAAATATGTACCTAGGTAGTCCTTTCCAATCGTTCATTCTTAGAAAACTTTGCATGCAATCCTTTCGGCAGCGCAACATCATCTGTTT
This sequence is a window from Pyrenophora tritici-repentis strain M4 chromosome 4, whole genome shotgun sequence. Protein-coding genes within it:
- a CDS encoding CorA, Mg2+ and Co2+ transporter, coding for MASFRSLTTDRQPFEEFRDRASKVGPVQHNGIDLHLLEWYDDAAPGRERNDLRSISQLEEESKGTVRVIFAPRDIPIPRDTEGLLELFEACEIPSAFVDESLQDVSQSFAARNNVDGTTFVWFHFLCKTVTVVKNQIVHIENDRDIGGSESDHRRVAQLQSQANFSWMKPGIILKIWEQQPTNEKPARTSTSDSEKTLMAPGVQTRVDLFCFGAPSTLHQRFQNLLTTAKRSEILDDPYLLMEVVFEEMYKVLDGTGWAVADIFGLSETETLELATKPGQATEKLPKTHFTGLHNLAKHTVYLRENCDAALATLDDFSNHHKTVVGESPNPSQKFARQALKYRKTLFESTQRRLSSLDARISNIIQLSFHIVTQGDSKVMQSENKSMKTIAVMTLIFMPLGTVASIFGSQFMRLQEEPPYKLFVSPDFWLMWVIAAPLTILLIGIWLWWYDHEKKKLLEERESGHGYARLQQSWTQLINTRSQGNV